GATGCTCATGTCCTTCCGTGGCATGGAGACACTGGCGGAGAGGCTGCAGAGGACGGAGCTGCACGCGCAGGGAGACATGGGCGCCACCCGCCCGATGACGCCGGCTGCATCTGAGATACCAACGCCAACCGGCAGCGACAATGTTTGACTGGCAAAACGGTGCGCACGAAGAAGCATTGGAGACCCTCCGTATATATTATCTGCCATCCTGGTTTCCTTTAATTTTCTGCATGGACGTACGGCATTTATTTCTTCTGTCTGTCTCttccaagttccaatcacatgtaTAATGTATGTGTTGTTGTCTTGATCGCTGGTATCGCAGCTACGGCTGCTACTTCCTTTTGTGTTCTGCCTGCTGGTGGCTCATCTGCTACCGCAACTGTTGTTCCTCTTGTGAAGGCGATCAACAAAGGTTATGCTTTGAAAAAAAATCGAATCATTGCCTCATAAATAGAGGTTGCTGGTTAGTCTCTCCCTACATGTGGCCAGGCCCTATGCTTTGAAAAAAAATGGAACCATTGCCTCGtaaatagggatgaaaacggatcggatacgaacggatattaccgatattacatttgtttttatatttctatccggattcggattcgaatacggatagtgtcaactatgtcggatatgatacgattggatatcgacatcataaatatgcgatttgagtattcggatacggatgcggtatcggatgttggatatccggactcggatacggacatatctcaacccctctaaacggattcggtttcgaatacggtcggaaaatatccataccgttttcatccctactcgtaAATAGAGGTTGCTGGTTAGTCTCTCCCTACATGTGTCCAGGCCCTTAGCATGCGGTGGACGCCACGAGGACAACACGATGGCAACTCCACCTCTAACGGTCAACTCTAGGCTCCAGCAAAGGATGCTAGGGATGGTTTAGAACTTTCGGCTACCAGTCAAAGATTAGGATACGAAACCCtagacaccccccccccccccccccccgtgagcCATGCTTTTTGTAGGGCATGGGCTCCTATCAAAGAGATTGACCTATGAAGCTATCGAATGATCGGATCCCAAATCGAGCGATCAAACCCAAGATCATTAGCAAAGGGCTCATTGAGCATTCTAACACAAAGACCACCATTGTTGGACGTAGGGCTTAGATGCTCGAACCAAGATAAACCCTTTGTGTCTTGAGTGCTAAGCCACCGAATTCCCTAGTATCAACCCACGATCGAATCACTAATCACTGTTGCAGAATCGAACCCACGACAATATCCTCAGATTTAGGACGCCCCGTCCCATAAAATCTAGGGGACGGGTTGTCCCCTTCGCACATCGTTGTTGGACCATCTGGCACAGTCATAGAGACAAGATTGGGGTTGACATAGGTGTGTGAGCCCTTGTGGTGCGCGAGCAGACCCGAAGTCGAGGGCAAGGCGAAGGGAAGCGGTGAAGGTCTCGGTGCTCCCTTGGCTGCAAGGCAGGACGGTGGCTAGCGTCGGAGTCTTAAACGACCCCCAAGCTTGAAGATTCAAAGATGGCAGCCAAGCTTCGAGATGTTGGGCAGTTGAGGGTGGGAACGGATGTGGCGGCTGGGAACAACGTCGGATGTGTTGGGTTGTGTTGGTGAGGGTGGCGGTGGGTATAGCGTCGGGAGAGGGGGTTGATTGCTATAGGCGGGGATGACCGGAGTGTCAGGCAAAATCGGGTGGCAGACGAGGCAGAGGAACAGTTGGGGAAAGGTAGAAGATAATCATAGAGAATGATTGGACCCCATAGATGGCATGCATGGCCCAAGTGTGCGCCAACGGCATAAAAAACAACACCCTGCCTATTATTTTCTCTCTCCAACCAAAAAAAGTAGGATCGACTCCATATCTCAAACTAAACAGCAAAATGGGACCAACCCAAGCCCAAGATCAGGGAAAGAACCATTAGATCCCCTGAAGTCCCCGAACTAGTAGTGCCATGTACAGAAATCCGGACCGCACCCACACCAAACCATTCCATCAACGACCAGAGAGCCAACCCAATGCACCCCTCTGGTCCACCTCAATAAACCAAACTGATACAGCCTGTCAGTCTCTTGGGCCCGAAAAAAGCGAGTGGGTCTGTACTGTTAGTGAGTGGGTCTGTGCTTTGTACGTTTTCTAGGTAGCAATTTAAACATAGAAAGTTTGACAAATCATAAAATGAACACGAAATTAAAAGGATCCAAAGAATTATAAAACTTGAAACCAGAAAATAATTTAGTTTATGAACTAGACTAGGCATTTAACAAAACAGAGAAAAATCACATATTATCTAGCCTCCATATATTACAGAAATTCAAGTCTTCATCATATTTAGCCTCCATATATTACAGAATTTTGAGTATTTCACCACTGTTTTTgtccaaaaaaaaaacttctgCTTCCTTCTCTTAATCTCCATGACCAGAAACATAAAACTGCCACATTCAGCCATTGAATATTTTCAGTTGGTTGCATGTATTTCTAAGAGGTACTCTGTCAGCTATTTTTTTCCACAATGTCACAATTCTATTTTTTCCACAAGTTAGTGCTACAGGTCTAGCTCTACTGCTCAAACCAATAAATCTAAAAAACAATTCTAAAAGAGCATATGAATGAGCTTTTTTCCACAATGTCACAATTCTaaaaaacaaattttgttatcATGAATAAATCAAGTTGCCTAGAACAGGATGAACCCTTTGCCACATCCTAATAAAATCAAAGAACTTGCACTATTGAAGTTGTACCATCGTTAATTACCACAAAATGCACCCTCTGCCTATACTAGAGACAGATATGCTAATAATTTATTTCAGATGCCAGAAAACAATAAAAACACAAATCCAACAACTTCCATCAAGTTGGAAGCAATTTCAGCATCCAACCCCAACTCATTCCTACAGTCCTACTCCTTATCTGCCAACTTCACAATACAACACATTGACTAGTATCCAGTAATAGTAAATATATAGCAGAGAAGATCCCTGAGGTATTATAGCCATAACAACTATGAGTGTGTCATTGAGATCCAAGCCCACAGCTTAGAGACAGTTTCTGACAGCCAGAAATCCATGCACAACAGCAAGCAGTAGAATTGTACCAATCATGGGCGATCAACATACCTAGCCCTCTTCAGGTTCTAGATGTTGGCCTAAAAAATAAAAGTTTGTTCAGTTTACTAGAACAGAACATTTGTTTAAGGTGGCACAATGACAGCTAATCAAAGCTAACAATAATAGCAACACAATATAGAATATACAGTAATGAAAGCTAACAATAATAACAGCACAGAGTATACATTTTTTTAATGTATAGACCTTGAAAACATACCTGCTACTGCTAGAGCCCTCTTCAAGTTCCAGACCTTCATGTTCCAGATCTTGATCTGAAAAATGAAATTTTGATTAGTTACCAGGAATGAAAACTATACAGCAAGATGTCCCATAGAAAAGGCTTTGTACCTTCAGCAGTCTTGAATAGCCAATCTTTAGCACATACAAGTGCCTCGAGCATTTCCGGCATTAGTGAGCTTCTACGTTCTCCAAGAATTCTTCCTCCTAAACTAAAAGCAGATTCCGATGAAACTGTGCTAAGGGGAATAGCAAGGAAGTCTCGAACCATAGTTGACAATACAGGAAACTTGTCTGATCTGCTCTTCCACCATGTTAGGATATCAAAATCATCATTATCCCCCTCAATTGGCTCTTCTAAATATGTATCGATTTCAGATTTTCGTGCCTGTGCAACTCTTAGTTGTGTTGTGTATTGAGCAAATTCCACTTCTAGCTTTCTTTTTCCAAGAACGGGTGACCCAATAGTAGTAGAGGCGTGATTAGCACGTGTCATCATGTCCACACTACTTCTTGCACATCGCTGCTCATACAATGTGAAGTACTTTCTCATCCATtccaaggcatacctcacataaTTATTAGTCTTACTTGGATCACTGAACACCTTCTCAATGAAGAACTTCAAGTAGTCAGCCTTCCTTCTTGGATCCAAGGCGGCAATGACTAAGACAACACTAaatgcaatttctttcttctttctcttgcggttagctacattatgaagatcatCTTGAGTAGGATTCCAATATTTCTCAAACTTGGAGTGCATGGAAACAGCCAACTCCTTGAGCAGATCGGTACTTTGCCAGGCCAGGTCCTTCAAGGCATGAAGGATACAAAGCACTAAAGGCAAAAACCTATGTGCTGGAGGCTCCCTGCACGCTGAGAGAACAAGTGTTAGTTCTTCAAATGCTTTCAGAAATTCAGAAAACTGCTGCTGCCTTTGCCCATTCTTCCTCAGTAGGTGGTTCTTCAAAATATTTTAGGAGCATAAGAATTAAGGACAGCTTTGTATTTCAATGCTTCCCTAAGCATTTGGAAGGTTGAATTCCATCTGGTTGGGATGTCAAGATATATGCCAGATTTTGAGGCCAAACCCATCCCTTTTGCTAGTGAATTGAACATTGGAAGTCTTGAAACTGATGAATCAATATGCTTCAGCAGCTCACGAATCTTTTTGATTGCTGTGTGGATCACTGTCATGCCATCCTGAACCAAGATGTTAAGAATGTGAGCCGAACATCTAACATGCAGATGCTCACCTTCAAACAATAACTCATGCTTATGATTTCTGACCAACTCTTCACATGCCGAAGTGTTATTGCTTGCATTATCTAATGTCAAAGTAAACAATTTATACCTTAAGCCCCATTCTGTCAAGCACCTCATTGTTTCTTCTTCAATTGCAAAGCCTGAGTGAGGATACTCTAGTACTTTAAACGAaatgatctttttcttgatcttgAATTCTGCATCAACGTACTGGGCTGTTATGGCCATGTATCCTAAGTTCTGTGATGCCGTCCAAATATCTGATGTTAGGCAAACACGAGAGTCCAAACTCTGAAGTTCAGTATGAAGCTCTTTCTTCAGGTCCTCAAATTTTTTGAAGCAATCACTGTGGATTGTATGTCGACCCTTGACTATGAAAGTTGGCTGCATTGTATCAATCCAAGGCTGCAGGTAATGGTCTTCAAACTGCAGAAATGGGACCTCAGCATGAATGATATACTTGATCATTGCTTTACGACAGAGTTGGGCATCAAAGACAAAATTTGTATCTACTGGTTGCTTGCTCATGCTTGCTTGAAATCTCTTTCTGATAGCACTATCAATTGCTGGACAAGGATTGGCAATATGGCCTCATGGCCTCTAAGACTACTGGTGCCAGACTTGGTAACCAATTTCAGTTGGCAATACTTGCAAACAGCTTTGAGTTCACCATCCACATCAACCAAATCTTTCTGGAAGTGCTCCCAAACGTTGGACCATGTACGACGTGGTGTCAAAGATGTGTGGCCCTCTTCACTCTCATGAGTTCCAGACCCCTCTGTTGTATTGGATGCCATCTTTTCACCTGAAGAAACAGAGGAAAACTGAAACTAAGCTTTGGAAGGTACATAGTCGGTGCAAACTCTCGTGAGTTCCAAACTGAAATTACAAACACAGGAGGACAAACTCTACAagagtaaaaaaaataaaattattaaAATCTTAAAACAACCTAACACAACTCAGCTTTGGAAGGTACATAGTCAGTGCAGTTTCAGCCTAAATATGGTAGGGATAGATGTCCACTATTCACTCGGTTGTCAGAAAAAGTCATTCTAATAACAATGTATAACAGAGAGCAAGCACTTATGGTAGTTTTCACAGGATTTAGCTCCTGACAGGTAGGCCCTAAGCCCCAACTTATGGGTACACTCGATAATCTCTCATAACTAAAAAGACTAAAGGGTGGACACCGTTTTGGTGCGACAATCGACTTCGGGTCATCGGTCTGCCCGCTTGCGATCCCGATCGCTCTCGCTCGCACACGGTGCCCTGCGGCGCTAATCGCGCTCCCTCGCTCCCCCGACTGCCCCATCAATCACGCGCCATGGAACAATGCCGGACCCCTCGGCTCCATCACGCGCACCGCCATCCTGTCCTGCCCGGCTCAATGTCGCCAACGCAGATGGGACTTGGCTCTCCCAGCCCCGCCACCGTCCTAGCGCCCTCTACTTTCtctccgccgccgacgccgacgccccgCCCCTGCCACACCCTGCCTGGCTCTACGCAGCCACCGCAGATGGGACCTGGCTCTTCCAGCTTGACTCAGCACCCATCCATCTCGGCAGGAGCTCCTCAACGGCAACGACCCCGTCCGTGTCGACGGCCCCACCAACCTGCTCCTCACCGATGGCGGCCTCTCCATTCTCATCACCAAGCCCAACCCAAACCGATCCCTCATCCTCGCCTTCCGCACCATAGCCCTCTACCTGCTCCAATCCTCCTTTTCTAACGCTACTGTTTTGAtccgattggatcaaagactcaaAGTATTTAGTGTAGAGATTGTTATGGATTggtctcctcgtattgcacaggcgagggtaaggcttgccactaacaccctttcctagaccctgcacagagcaggagctctctgcactgggtacaccccccccccccccccccccctattgTTATGGATTGGTCCTGTTTCTGCCCTGGTCATTATTTTGCTCTATGTCTCAAGTGTCTTCTGGTTCTAGAATCGTATTCATCGTTCTTAATTTTTTCGGTGATGACATGTTCCTTAGTGCTTTGTGTTTCTGAATACTAGCAGCCACTAAACTCATTTATCTACTGCTTGCAATTGGTTCTGTTTAACATATATCCATGTGTGACCTGAATATACCAGCAATTGGTTTAGCTTTGGACGATGGGATTGGCCCTAATAATGTAGCACTGGACCCCATACTGTATCTCAACTCTGAAATTATCATGGGATATCAAAACAAAGGTTTGTTTCTTCTCAGGGTTGGTGTTCTACTTTTGAACTCAAACTGTAAAATGACAAGACACTGGAGTTATGTTGGATAGAATGTCACAGAGGGATTCTATGTACTGTGTCTGCAATTTTTGACTGGTTTAAATTATAGTAAGCTATATCCTATTCCTATGAATGTATAATGTATTTATTCAGACATATCTTTACAGTAAAATGACTAAAATTCAATGGTCTCGCCACACACAATAGTGCACTGTTTCATCTGACCTGTTGCATGGAACCAGTATGGGAATTTCAGATGCATCTGCTACCTTTACTGAATTAAGATGTATATGCTACTTTACTAAATTCAGGGGTGTGGCCGAGGACGGTGCACAGCCGGCGCACGGCAGGCAGAGGATCCCGGCAAGGGCGGCAACGATGCTGACACGGCTGAACATGGCAGGGCTTTTTTTTTGCAATCATTTACCTTTTTATTACTTTTTTATCTATTGTCCTCACCCCTCTATTATGTATGCAGCACACTCTAAAAACCATTGCTTTTAAGTCAGGATATATGTATATTCCTCGTGGGTGTTTCAGTGTGTGCCCTTGACAAAGGTGCATTGTGGGAATTTCAGACAAAGAAGCTAGGTAGTGGTTTAATGTAGTTGTATGTGATCTGTGATGctatctaaataaattttcttctGTTATATTTCCAGGTGTTAGAGATGTCATCACAGGCAGAGATCTGTATGTCCTTATGATGTTGAATTCCATCTATGGCTATTTGAAGACTAGCTGTTGGTGATATGTAGATGCATGCCACTGACCCGTAATGATTGCTGACTGTATTGCTGACTATTTTTGAGAACACATTGATGCAGCACCACATTGCTCTTCATTCTGCCCGGTTCTATGGAGAAAGTAAGTTACACTACACCAGCTGGTCAGTTCATCCCCCAAGTTAGTTGATGTTATTGCCTTATACTAAGTCTTATTGGTTGATGTTATTGCCTTATACTAAGTCTTATTGATTTGGTGTTTTCTACCTATGAACTTTAATCTCAATCCTTGCTATTTCTATGGGGTTCAGGCTTGAATCTTGAGTCCTGACCGATTTATCTCACGCTATAACTTTTGAAGCATCCTAAAATTATTGCCTTTTCATGTCATTTGCAGCTTGCTTGTGCATTGCCAAATATACATTTAACATCACTATCCTGTGGTCTGATCAGTTTGGTTTGGCAGTGCTTATGAGTTTTACTTTGTGATTTCAGGTGTATGTGAGGGTTGATGACAATTCAGTATGGAAAACATCCTCCGGAACGGATGTAAGTTCAGTTTGCTTCCTGTCCTATTCATGTGGAAATTAGATTTGGCAATTGGCAGTGCTTATGAGTTTTTTCTCTCTGTTTTAAGACAAGCAATTTGGTTTCTGATATACTGCAGCATGTATTTCAGAATAAATGATCATGAAAATGTCAGCAAAAGTATTTAATTTCTGTAATATATGTTCACAACCAAATATAATTTATTACCCCACTGTATTAGGACCAGTTAATATGTGTGATTAGTATTTTTTTCTGCTAACATTGAAGATACTTCCTTAATGTTCTAGATGAATATTGCCGAAAAAGCATAAACTTAAATTAAACTGAAATATGAGGAAGCTGTAATTGGCTTAGGCTCCCAATAAAGCCTTTGATTTTGTGCTGCAGAAAAAAAACTTGCAATTAAAGAATAGTTTGCACAGAATTGTTGGAAAATTAAGGAAGTATGCTTCTAACTTTGCACATTCATGTGCAGAATAAAACAAATCAAGTGCCAGGAACAAGGAACTCAACTTCATTCAGTTGCATATGTGAAGAGTTGGAGATGCATAGAGATCATTACTGATCTCTAAGTGTTTTATATCACATCAGCAGGTTTGATTTACCACTTTTCCAGTATATACTATGACTTCATAATTCTTCTAGCGTTCACCAACCTTTGTGTAGAACAGTCTATCACATTGAATTTTAATTGAAGTTCTGCAAATAGTTCAGACAACTACAAGTCTGAAGTGCATTTCCTATTAAAATCAGTTGTGCATTATCACATTATCCTGAAAACCTTGTAGTGGGTAACTCTATCAGTACAAGTGATGATTGGGTGCAAACAACAAATCAaaacattgtttttttttcaaaggtACTACACACTGCAATATATCACAATAATTCAAAGTTTGTAAACAGGACTCATACTATTCCAACAGCGTTTCGAATCTAAAATTTGGAATTTCATATTCTACCGTGACATAGAGACCAGATGCACCAAAtaataaaaagggcgtacccaatgcagagagctcccgctctgtgcggggtctgggaaagggtgtcagtggcaagccttaccctcgcatgtgcaatacgaggagatcgcgactcgaacccgggaccttccggtcacaggcggtaagactctaccgcttgcaccaggcccgcccttcagatGCACCAAATAATAATCCATGAAAAACATGACGAAATCTATTGCCCATGGAGTTGCTACATCTCTTACAACTAAAAAGACTCAAAACGTCGGTCTGCCTGCGTGCGATCCCAAGCTCCTGGCTGGATCCCACGCGCAGCATGCCATCCCCACGAACGCCATCCACCCCCGCACACCACACCACAAAGGTTCGATTCCCACCCCTCAcccattttcttcttcttctgaaaaAACGAGATTTGGCGAGTAAGAGGGACGGTGGGTGGGGTGCAGAGTGCAGTTGAAGCCGTGGGAGGGGCGTCGCCGCGACGGATCGGGCGGCGGCGGTGATCCAGCGCCGAATGGACGGCAGGTGAggttcccgttgcaacgcacggaaaTGTCTATACAATAGAGttggtgagcctgcgacgccgcgctctccgtgactgtgttaatttcacgaactttgctttttggattaaatgtcactttaacgtcgataTTTAATTTcgcagtattgttatcttatcgtgtgatccgtgtgttcttagtacaaaagtttagttatcCCATAGCAATGCACAGGCACGCTACCTAGTTAATGCCAAAAAATCAAAGTGTGTAGGATACATACATGTAAATACTGGTGATTTGGACAGATTCTTAAATAGAAATTTGGTCACACATGACAACAAAACCAAAGTCACATGGAAATTCCTCTGAGCGACGGAAATATACTCCGTAACCTCAAGAGAGTGGATATGAGTAGCAATTCATTCACCGGCCATATACAAGCATCCATATTCTCCCAGCCAGCATTGCAGTATTTGGACCTTAGATATAACCATCTATCAGGTCATATCGAGGAATTCCAGAAACCATCTACGATGCTGGAGGAAATTTACTTGTCTAACAATAAGCTCAACGGCACAATTCCAACCTCATTCTCGCAGCTTAGTGCTCTTACTAAAGTAGTTTATCACAGTACACGAAGGCAGCGATTAGATTCACAAACAGAGGGagcaggagaagaggagcaggcATGCCTTGGTCCCCTGTGTCCTGGACAGCAGAGTCTTGCCGTCTTGCCGATGTTGCGCCCGCTGAAGACCCGGCGGCGCCCTTCTTGGCTTCCGTCCTTGCACACAGCACACCGTCAGGCACGTGCTGCCCACGCTCAGTCCCTCTCCCCCGCCGCCGCTCCCTACCCACTGTCTCCCTCTGGCGCGCCGCCGTTCAGCCACGGCCTCGACGGGTTTGCGGAATCACGGCTCCGTGCTCGACTACCGCCAACGGGGTGAGAGGAAAGCCGGTGGTTTGTGGTGGATAGGGCGATGGAGTAGCAACtagcaaaccctagccgccatggcGAGTCGAGAGAGAGAGAAGCGTCGCGAGGGGAGAgagtcgagagagagagagagagaggggtcggGCATTCACCCAAACCGTGTTGGCCCATTTTCACGATCTCTCCAACAATagcgtgaagagccgaggctcagttggtgccgaggccgagccgtcgCGGGGGGCTCAGCaggcgcgaatcccgaggttgccgagaccctgaagtagactgccgaggcgtggagggagcaaTTGGTTCTGTACACTGATTCCAAGGCTATAGTAACCTGGACTTGACTCTGCACGCCGCGTTAtttctggagcaggggttaggtagcacagtgtaggACGGACGCtggtcgtgggcacagcaccgagCATAGTGGTCGGTAACCCCCGC
This sequence is a window from Miscanthus floridulus cultivar M001 chromosome 10, ASM1932011v1, whole genome shotgun sequence. Protein-coding genes within it:
- the LOC136488522 gene encoding zinc finger BED domain-containing protein RICESLEEPER 2-like; protein product: MIKYIIHAEVPFLQFEDHYLQPWIDTMQPTFIVKGRHTIHSDCFKKFEDLKKELHTELQSLDSRVCLTSDIWTASQNLGYMAITAQYVDAEFKIKKKIISFKVLEYPHSGFAIEEETMRCLTEWGLRCSAHILNILVQDGMTVIHTAIKKIRELLKHIDSSVSRLPMFNSLAKGMGLASKSGIYLDIPTRWNSTFQMLREALKYKAVLNSYAPKIF